In the Podospora pseudocomata strain CBS 415.72m chromosome 5, whole genome shotgun sequence genome, one interval contains:
- a CDS encoding hypothetical protein (EggNog:ENOG503P2GD; COG:S) yields MAMQLPTVNGVPVIMPPPEGYVVDFENPARNSVTEAYWLFGVGNFLALLFMMQHLYTKAFIRRRFQIEDASLIIAWGCSIALQSMIVRDFMRGIMGTHSWEMPVTKFLLFLRALYLLPILYNPVQCGAKLALLLLYRRLAPQLWYQITVYVVMFIVVGSSFAIMFAAIFPCNPVQSAWDISIPGECINRPALYQATAILGAITDLMVLAVPIPIVVKLHVPLKHKIALIAAFSVGGITSFTSIMRLHALIVSMGDIDQSWGGGPVLLWIFAEANLSVICGTLPTIKPFLNHFIPRLLGSSNARSAYPVNSGLSKSGGPPTFGGGGGGNQSQSQKRDKYQRFDDDIMYPLETVVAVETGDDYASSEPTRKSESGSEKAINPGGIVQTKTATITYQNAHAR; encoded by the exons ATGGCTATGCAACTCCCGACTGTCAATGGCGTGCCGGTGATCATGCCCCCACCGGAGGGCTATGTGGTGGACTTTGAGAACCCAGCGCGCAACAGCGTGACAGAGGCCTACTGGCTCTTTGGAGTTGGTAACTTCTTGGCTCTGTTGTTCATGATGCAGCATCTCTACACTAAGGCATTCATCAGAAGGAGGTTTCAGATCGAAGATGCCTCTCTGATCATTGCCTGGGGATGCTCCATCGCGCTGCAGTCCATGATCGTTC GGGACTTTATGAGAGGAATCATGGGAACACACTCGTGGGAAATGCCCGTCACCAAGTTCCTCCTGTTCCTCAGAGCGCTCTACCTCCTGCCGATTCTGTACAACCCGGTTCAATGTGGCGCCAAGCTGGCACTTTTGCTGCTCTATCGAAGGCTAGCGCCACAATTGTGGTACCAGATTACCGTTTACGTCGTCATGTTCATCGTCGTCGGTTCATCGTTCGCCATCATGTTCGCCGCCATCTTCCCTTGCAACCCCGTCCAGTCAGCTTGGGACATCAGCATCCCCGGCGAGTGCATCAACCGGCCCGCTCTGTACCAGGCCACGGCTATCCTCGGTGCCATCACCGATCtgatggtgctggcggtgccAATTCCAATCGTTGTCAAGCTTCATGTCCCTCTCAAGCACAAGATCGCTCTGATTGCTGCCTTTAGCGTCGGTGGAAT CACGTCTTTCACCTCCATCATGCGTCTCCACGCTTTGATCGTCTCCATGGGAGACATTGACCAATCTTGGGGCGGTGGCCCCGTTCTCCTCTGGAT tTTCGCCGAAGCCAACCTCTCCGTCATCTGcggcaccctccccaccatcaagcccttcctcaaccacttcatcccccgcctcctcggctCTTCCAACGCCCGCTCCGCCTACCCCGTCAACAGCGGCCTCTCCAAGTCCGGGGGCCCCCCCacctttggcggcggcggcggcggcaaccaGTCCCAATCTCAAAAGCGCGACAAGTACCAGCgcttcgacgacgacatcatgTACCCCCTCGAGaccgtcgtcgccgtcgaGACGGGCGATGACTATGCTTCCTCGGAGCCGACCAGGAAGAGCGAGAGCGGGTCCGAGAAGGCGATTAACCCTGGTGGTATTGTGCAGACCAAGACTGCTACTATCACTTACCAGAATGCACATGCCAGGTAG
- a CDS encoding hypothetical protein (CAZy:AA7; COG:C; EggNog:ENOG503NVMI), with product MHFTHLLLSFCSVASTMAAITPRQIPSKAKCLLDAGLGEAVLVRGDPQYAEREASYWSNSARLSPAAILRPRNTKEVALAVKALAAAKQPFAVRSGGHTNWAGSNNIAGGITIDLGFFNTTTYNAATETADIGPGSRWRDVYSELIKHKRAVAGGREGNVGVAGLLLGGGNTFFTARRGFACDNVVAYEVVLADGRIVTASKTSYPDLFVALKGGSNNFGIVTKFTMTAIPSDKVWGGMAFLPKDIAPQAVDAVVSFTNNVANDPDSNLVAMFTHMPDFKDIVVATLYANMAGVEKPAAYKEWLALPEIMNTVKNTTIAEMAFEYNIPANLHDIWFTLSLKNDARILNKAAELHVKLVEDLKAFIPEQTFTTQCLFQPLPTVFGKNSVAAGGNIMGVERQKSNGVLFLATAMVQTPEQEKKAYPLVKTWVEEVRKFAATIDGGLQEWTYLNYADKSQNPLKSYGPENIRKLKATAAKYDPQGVFQKLVPGGFKVSNL from the coding sequence ATGCACTTCACTCACCTTCTACTTTCATTCTGCTCCGTAGCATCAACCATGGCCGCCATCACCCCAAGACAGATCCCCTCCAAGGCCAAGTGCCTCCTCGACGCTGGACTTGGCGAGGCAGTTCTGGTTCGTGGAGATCCCCAATATGCTGAACGCGAGGCTTCATATTGGTCCAACAGCGCAAGGCTGAGTCCAGCTGCGATCCTCCGACCTCGCAATACCAAGGAGGTGGCCCTTGCCGTCAAGGCTCTTGCTGCCGCCAAACAGCCATTTGCCGTCCGTTCCGGTGGTCACACCAACTGGGCTGGCTCCAACAACATTGCCGgcggcatcaccatcgatctcggcttcttcaacaccaccacctacaaTGCTGCTACCGAGACTGCCGATATCGGCCCTGGCTCCCGCTGGCGGGATGTCTACTCGGAGCTGATCAAGCACAAGCGTGCCGTTGCCGGTGGCCGTGAGGGTAATGTTGGTGTCGCCGGTCTTTTGCTCGGCGGCGGTAACACCTTCTTCACTGCCCGCCGTGGCTTCGCCTGCGATAACGTCGTCGCCTATGAGGTCGTCCTTGCCGACGGCCGCATTGTCACCGCCAGCAAGACCAGCTACCCCGACCTCTTTGTTGCCCTCAAGGGCGGCTCCAACAACTTTGGCATCGTCACCAAGTTCACCATGACCGCCATCCCATCCGACAAGGTGTGGGGCGGCATGGCCTTCCTTCCCAAGGACATTGCTCCCCAGGCCGTTGACGCCGTTGTTTCCTTCACCAACAACGTTGCCAATGACCCCGATAGCAACCTCGTCGCCATGTTCACCCACATGCCCGACTTCAAGGACATTGTTGTTGCTACTCTCTACGCCAACATGGCCGGTGTCGAAAAGCCTGCTGCTTACAAGGAGTGGCTTGCTCTTCCCGAGATCATGAACACGGTCAagaacaccaccatcgctgAGATGGCATTCGAGTACAACatccccgccaacctccacGACATCTGgttcaccctctccctcaagaaCGATGCTCGCATCCTCAACAAGGCTGCCGAGCTCCACGTCAAGCTCGTTGAGGACCTCAAGGCTTTTATCCCTGAGCAGACCTTCACCACCCAGTGTCTCTTCCAGCCCCTCCCCACTGTCTTTGGCAAGAACTCAGTTGCTGCCGGTGGCAACATCATGGGTGTTGAGCGCCAAAAGTCTAACGGCGTTCTGTTCCTTGCTACCGCCATGGTCCAGACCCCtgagcaggagaagaaggcttaCCCTCTTGTCAAGAcgtgggttgaggaggtcagGAAGTTTGCCGCTACCATTGATGGTGGTCTTCAGGAGTGGACCTATCTCAACTATGCAGATAAGAGCCAGAACCCTCTCAAGAGCTACGGCCCTGAGAACATCCGCAAGCTGAAGGCTACTGCTGCCAAGTATGATCCTCAGGGTGTTTTCCAGAAGTTGGTGCCCGGTGGGTTCAAGGTTTCTAACCTTTAA
- a CDS encoding hypothetical protein (COG:T; EggNog:ENOG503PE39) — protein MAPHGNNLSKDEIAQFKEVFEIFDKDGTGDITAAELGAVMRELGLNPSPEELQDIVNEADLNKDGVISFEEFLSLMSMGVKETDTEQELVNAFKVFDKDGSGTISSDELRNVLKSLGENLTDAELDEMIKLADKDGDGHIDYQEFAHIMK, from the exons ATG GCACCTCACGGGAATAACCTCTCCAAGGATGAGATTGCTCAGTTcaaggaggtgtttgagaTTTTT GACAAAGACGGCACAGGCGACATTACCGCTGCCGAGCTGGGCGCCGTCATGCGTGAACTCggcctcaacccctccccggAGGAGCTCCAAGACATTGTCAACGAGGCGGACCTCAACAAGGACGGCGTGATCTCGTTTGAGGAGTTCCTGTCACTCATGTCGATGGGCGTCAAGGAGACGGACACGGAGCAGGAGCTGGTCAACGCCTTCAAGGTGTTTGACAAGGACGGGAGCGGGACCATCAGCAGCGACGAGTTGAGGAATGTGCTCAAGTCCCTGGGCGAGAACCTCACGGACGCGGAGCTGGACGAGATGATCAAGCTGGCGGAtaaggatggggatgggcaTATTGATTATCAGGAGTTTGCGCATATTATGAAATAG